Below is a window of Georgenia soli DNA.
GGGCCGAGCTGGTCGTCGACGACGAGCGCGACGTGGTCCTGGGCGCCACGTTCGTCGGCCAGGGCGTGTCCGAGCTGCTGCACGCCGCCACGATCGCCGTCGTCGGGCAGGTGCCGCTCGCGCGGCTGTGGCACGCGGTGCCCGCCTACCCGACGACCAGCGAGGTGTGGCTGCGGCTGCTCGAGACCGACCGCTCCCGCTGACACGCCCCTTCCCCAGCGGCGAGACGTCACTTGCTCGCCGAGATGTCACTTGCTCGCCGAGACGTCACCTGCTCGCCGAGAGGTCACGTGCTCCCCGAGAGGTCACTTGCTCCGTGAGAGGTCAGGAATTCCTGACCTCTCACGGAGAAGTTGACGTCTCACCGCGTGTGCGGGGGGGTGGGGGCGTGCGAGCGGGGGCTGGAGCGGGGTCAGTGCTTGAGGGTGAAGCGGAGCACCTCGCCCTTGTTCGCCATGGCGGAGTTGTTCGACACGTACACGTGGTCCCCGTCGACCACCAGCCCGCCGGGCATGGTGAGCTTGGTGGTGAGCACCTTGTGGTGGCGCGTGTTGTGGGCGTCCACCCAGTGCAGCGCTCCGGTCGGGTTGCCGGACAGCAGCCCGTTCGTGGCGATCTCGAGAACCAGCAGGTCGCCGTCGTCGGTGAAGGCGAGGTCGATGATGTTGGTGAAGCCGTCGGCGAAGACCTCCGGCTTCTCACCGCGCTCGAAGCGCCAGACCGTCGCCTTGCCCTTGGGGAACGGGAAGCCGGTGAGCTGGCCGACGTAGAGGGCACCGTCCGGCCCGCGCACGACCGTGGTCGGCACGGCGTCGGGGCGCACCTGCCCCTGCGGCGTCTTCACCGGGGCCTCGTGCGGGAAGACGAAGATCGTGGAGACCTTGCCGTTCCGGTCCACCCGCAGCAGCGAGTTCCCGCCGGCGTCGGCCACGACCTGGCCGCCGCGGTCGGCGACGAGCGAGTTCGGGTTGGTGTCGAAGTCGTCCTTCTCGGGGTTGACCTTCCGCTCGTAGTTCCCGATGTCGGCGACCTTCTTCACGGTGCCGTGCCGGGTGTCCACCTTTTGCACCGTGGCCAGCGTGGACGCGAGGGTGCGGTACTTGCCGGCAGGCATCTTGTTGCGCACGGCCGGGTCCGCCCCGAGCCCGATGGTGGCGTAGAGGCGGCCGTGCCCGTCGAACGCGACGTCGGAGGGGCCGATCGCGCCGCTCCCGTCGGCCTTGGCCCCGATGGAGGGCAGGCCTTTGACGACGTCGGTGACGCTCTTCAGGTGCCCGGAGCCGCCTCGCATGTGGAGCTCGGTGATCTTTCCCGTGGCGCCGAGACAGACGTCGCCGCCCTC
It encodes the following:
- a CDS encoding ScyD/ScyE family protein, producing MRPTRLVLPGAAAALLLVPLVGVAPGVAHDRGGSDEVTLTDRTVLTKNLDNPRGLTVDDDGDVFVTQAGEGRGGDRRAPCFPGPEGGDVCLGATGKITELHMRGGSGHLKSVTDVVKGLPSIGAKADGSGAIGPSDVAFDGHGRLYATIGLGADPAVRNKMPAGKYRTLASTLATVQKVDTRHGTVKKVADIGNYERKVNPEKDDFDTNPNSLVADRGGQVVADAGGNSLLRVDRNGKVSTIFVFPHEAPVKTPQGQVRPDAVPTTVVRGPDGALYVGQLTGFPFPKGKATVWRFERGEKPEVFADGFTNIIDLAFTDDGDLLVLEIATNGLLSGNPTGALHWVDAHNTRHHKVLTTKLTMPGGLVVDGDHVYVSNNSAMANKGEVLRFTLKH